A stretch of the Rhizomicrobium sp. genome encodes the following:
- a CDS encoding RidA family protein gives MTHMKTFGPAPIGPAGNPIPLSAAIETNGLVFLSGQIAMVDGTVPGGIAEQTDRIFTSMADVLAEAGLTLDNVAKVTVWLCDPADFAAFNAVYLKRLKPPYPARSCVISQLVLANARVEIEAIASRANMRR, from the coding sequence GTGACGCACATGAAGACATTTGGTCCTGCCCCGATTGGCCCTGCCGGAAATCCTATCCCCCTTTCCGCGGCGATCGAGACGAACGGGCTTGTGTTCCTGTCAGGGCAGATCGCGATGGTCGATGGCACCGTTCCTGGTGGGATCGCCGAACAGACCGACCGCATCTTCACTTCGATGGCGGACGTCCTCGCCGAGGCCGGCCTGACCCTGGACAATGTCGCGAAAGTCACTGTCTGGCTTTGCGATCCAGCCGACTTCGCCGCCTTCAACGCCGTCTACCTGAAACGCCTGAAGCCGCCCTATCCGGCACGCTCGTGCGTGATTTCTCAGCTTGTGCTAGCAAATGCCCGTGTGGAAATTGAAGCGATCGCGAGTCGTGCCAACATGCGCCGATGA
- a CDS encoding TonB-dependent receptor, producing MTTALSPMAALADTASSPNTIETVVVTAEKRAVDIQQVPASVSAVPGAELQRLGLKGLDDYAQYVPGLEIHQTGSPGQGSVTLRGISDGLGGQGSLVGYYINDTPLGSSGNYADADQFSLDLLPYDVDRLEVLRGPQGTLYGAGAMGGLIKYVLTQADPSGFSVRAGAEINSTGDSGAPGYSFRAAVNIPLDDTLAIRVSGFDQQDQGYINNVRLGLKGVNGDQQYGGRAAVTWLPASNVTVNLNAIWYRQDSDDPNLVRLDNLVTHTDSRGTVFYTGSPTLGSLAENNFFRAPLKKNINYYSGTVNWDLGWAQATSATSYAKTTTLQPSDRTDTFGSMAGDIPAYLGYNFSLDKFTQEVRLASPTDQTVAWLAGAYYTREISKFDQALFSGLVQPLPLDLAGTPYEGVQLPLNYQEVALFGDVTVNFSSKFDVTGGVRFSRNDQQFHEIVAINGVTAIDAPGKSGESNWTWQGNARYHFDDNTMAYVRIASGYRPGSPNAALPGGPVPPPAQSDTLINYEVGLKATFLDGKAVLDIAAFDVEWSNFQTNVTVNSQSYLGNAGSAYSRGVELEGSVIPLDGLRVGFDGAYTDAEIASIGAGGTNFLLGYQLAGVPKFSGGLNAEYTWAAFENWQANVGGSIHYTDSELVASPTDTSFNTMDPAYTRIDLRAGLSNDNYQINFYVHNLTDERVYLQQAVLSSAFGLGGGAPIAISSYVLQPRTIGLSFDLKY from the coding sequence ATGACCACAGCGCTCAGCCCGATGGCGGCTTTGGCGGATACGGCGAGTTCGCCGAACACGATCGAGACCGTGGTGGTGACGGCGGAAAAGCGGGCAGTGGATATCCAGCAAGTGCCCGCATCGGTCAGCGCAGTGCCTGGCGCCGAACTTCAAAGGCTGGGCCTGAAAGGTCTGGACGACTACGCGCAGTATGTTCCTGGCCTCGAGATTCACCAGACGGGCTCGCCGGGCCAGGGGAGCGTAACGCTCCGCGGCATTTCCGACGGCCTTGGCGGCCAAGGGTCGCTCGTCGGCTATTACATCAACGACACGCCGCTCGGATCCAGCGGCAACTACGCGGACGCCGACCAGTTCTCGCTCGACTTGCTGCCTTACGACGTGGACAGACTGGAAGTGCTGCGAGGTCCCCAGGGGACGCTCTATGGCGCTGGCGCCATGGGCGGCCTGATCAAATATGTCCTGACGCAAGCGGATCCAAGCGGGTTCAGCGTGCGAGCCGGGGCGGAAATCAATTCGACCGGGGACTCAGGCGCGCCCGGTTATTCTTTCCGCGCAGCGGTGAACATCCCGCTGGACGACACGCTCGCCATTCGCGTGAGTGGTTTTGATCAGCAAGACCAAGGTTATATCAATAACGTCCGGCTCGGTTTGAAGGGCGTCAACGGCGATCAGCAATATGGCGGCCGCGCCGCCGTGACATGGCTTCCCGCTTCAAACGTGACCGTCAATCTCAACGCCATCTGGTATCGGCAGGATTCCGACGACCCGAATCTCGTGCGCCTCGACAATCTCGTGACGCACACGGATTCGCGCGGCACCGTTTTCTATACCGGCTCGCCGACGCTGGGCTCGCTGGCGGAAAACAATTTCTTCCGTGCTCCTCTCAAGAAGAACATCAATTATTATTCCGGTACGGTGAATTGGGATCTTGGCTGGGCGCAGGCAACGTCTGCGACGAGCTATGCAAAGACCACGACACTTCAGCCGTCGGACCGAACCGATACGTTTGGAAGCATGGCAGGCGACATACCCGCCTATCTTGGCTACAACTTCTCGCTCGACAAATTCACGCAGGAAGTCCGCCTTGCATCGCCGACCGATCAAACGGTCGCGTGGCTGGCTGGCGCCTACTACACGCGGGAAATCAGCAAGTTTGACCAGGCGCTGTTCAGCGGCCTGGTTCAGCCTTTGCCGCTGGACCTTGCTGGTACACCTTACGAAGGCGTGCAATTGCCGCTGAATTACCAGGAAGTCGCGCTGTTTGGCGACGTCACCGTCAATTTCAGCTCCAAATTCGATGTCACGGGCGGCGTGCGTTTCTCGCGCAACGACCAGCAGTTCCACGAGATCGTCGCGATCAACGGGGTAACGGCCATAGACGCGCCGGGCAAATCGGGAGAATCAAATTGGACGTGGCAGGGCAACGCCCGTTACCACTTCGACGACAACACGATGGCCTATGTACGCATCGCATCCGGCTATCGTCCGGGAAGTCCCAATGCAGCTCTTCCCGGCGGGCCGGTCCCGCCGCCGGCACAGTCCGACACGTTGATCAACTATGAAGTGGGACTCAAAGCCACGTTCCTCGATGGGAAGGCTGTTTTGGACATTGCGGCATTCGATGTCGAATGGAGCAACTTCCAGACCAATGTGACGGTCAACAGCCAGTCTTATCTCGGAAACGCCGGTAGCGCGTACAGCCGCGGCGTCGAGCTCGAAGGTTCCGTCATACCGCTCGACGGACTGCGCGTCGGATTCGACGGAGCGTACACCGATGCAGAAATTGCGAGCATTGGGGCCGGCGGAACAAATTTCCTGTTGGGCTACCAGTTGGCCGGCGTTCCGAAATTTTCTGGCGGATTGAATGCGGAATACACATGGGCCGCATTCGAGAACTGGCAAGCGAATGTCGGCGGCAGCATTCACTACACGGATTCGGAATTGGTGGCGTCTCCGACCGACACGAGTTTCAACACGATGGATCCCGCCTATACGAGAATCGATCTCAGAGCTGGATTGTCGAACGACAATTATCAGATCAACTTCTATGTTCACAACCTGACGGATGAGCGCGTCTATCTGCAACAGGCGGTGTTGAGCAGCGCATTCGGTCTGGGTGGCGGCGCTCCGATCGCCATATCGTCTTATGTCCTTCAACCGCGCACGATCGGTCTGTCTTTCGACCTCAAATACTAG
- the hutC gene encoding histidine utilization repressor, with product MSDTTLHDRIRANIEARIRSGAWAPGHRIPYEHELMARYGCARMTVSKALASLAEAGLIVRRRRAGSFVAQPRVHSAVLDIPDIQADILARGDSYGLKLLSRRRYTARRTMPEEQMFDGAELLALRCLHLASGTPFALEQRLINLDAVPDAAAADFAIVPPGTWLLGHVAWTEAEHRITAINADGKVAGLLALAAGAACLALERKTWRGDQHITYVRQIFCGTGFDLVARFGPQLRPATA from the coding sequence ATGAGCGATACGACGTTGCACGACCGCATCCGCGCGAATATCGAGGCGCGCATCCGCTCGGGCGCCTGGGCGCCGGGTCATCGCATCCCGTACGAACACGAGCTCATGGCGCGCTATGGCTGCGCCCGCATGACCGTCAGCAAGGCGCTGGCCAGTCTCGCCGAGGCGGGGCTGATCGTACGCCGCCGCCGCGCGGGGTCCTTCGTCGCCCAGCCGCGGGTGCATTCCGCCGTCCTCGATATTCCCGATATCCAGGCCGACATCCTGGCGCGAGGCGACAGTTACGGCCTCAAGCTGCTGTCGCGCCGCCGCTACACCGCCAGGCGCACGATGCCCGAGGAGCAGATGTTCGATGGTGCCGAACTCCTTGCGCTGCGCTGCCTGCATCTGGCGAGCGGCACGCCCTTCGCCCTCGAACAGCGCCTGATCAATCTCGACGCGGTGCCCGACGCCGCGGCCGCCGATTTCGCTATCGTGCCGCCGGGCACCTGGCTGCTCGGGCATGTCGCCTGGACCGAAGCGGAACATCGCATCACCGCCATCAACGCCGACGGCAAGGTCGCCGGACTGCTGGCGCTGGCCGCAGGCGCGGCTTGCCTGGCCCTGGAGCGCAAGACTTGGCGCGGCGACCAGCACATCACCTATGTGCGCCAGATCTTCTGCGGCACCGGCTTCGACCTGGTCGCCCGGTTCGGCCCTCAATTGCGTCCCGCGACCGCTTGA
- a CDS encoding cupin domain-containing protein has translation MSKQNSTLGSLIKLLRQRKGWTLRQMSEKVGIPLSTLAKVEADKLSLTYDKLQQFTSRLGLTMTEFLALGEAPVDGGRPKIFTARRSLTSSANSIQISTPNYDYEYLCADLREKRMVPIITRIRSHDIAQFGETVRHQGEEFIFVLEGTIEVHLQFYSPVTLKAGQGIYIDSSMGHAYIAKDCDSAVVLAVCSSEDPNLAGELISLAESEAKQTA, from the coding sequence ATGTCCAAGCAGAACAGCACGTTAGGCAGTCTCATCAAGCTGCTGCGGCAGCGCAAGGGTTGGACCTTGCGCCAGATGAGCGAAAAGGTGGGCATTCCGTTGTCGACCCTGGCCAAGGTCGAGGCCGACAAGCTCTCGCTGACCTACGATAAGCTGCAGCAATTCACCTCGCGGCTCGGCCTGACGATGACCGAGTTCCTGGCACTCGGCGAGGCGCCGGTCGATGGCGGCAGGCCGAAGATCTTCACCGCACGGCGTAGCCTCACTTCGAGCGCGAACTCGATCCAGATTTCCACGCCGAACTATGACTACGAGTACCTCTGTGCCGACTTGCGCGAGAAGCGCATGGTGCCGATCATCACGCGAATCCGCAGTCATGACATCGCGCAATTCGGCGAGACCGTCCGCCACCAGGGCGAGGAGTTCATTTTCGTCCTGGAAGGCACGATAGAGGTGCATCTGCAATTCTACAGCCCGGTGACGCTCAAGGCCGGTCAGGGCATCTACATAGACAGCTCGATGGGCCATGCCTACATCGCAAAGGATTGCGACAGCGCGGTGGTTCTCGCGGTCTGCTCGAGCGAGGATCCCAATCTGGCGGGCGAGCTGATCAGTCTGGCCGAGAGCGAAGCCAAGCAGACCGCCTGA
- a CDS encoding Lrp/AsnC family transcriptional regulator — protein sequence MVDRRPPSRKDKDTASAPRIPASTHIAGDTMRVSAGRLPIDDMDLRLLDALQRWGRSSLLSLAKHTGLTSPPTLRRVRKLQERGIIRGYHATIDRSKLGYDLLCFVTVQLVSQSDRNLRAFESLVREWPNVRECLALSGHHDFLLKCAFRDARERDAFAADALGNTPNVERISVLSCVRVGKEEPGLPLRENRIADD from the coding sequence ATGGTGGACCGGCGCCCGCCATCCCGAAAGGACAAGGACACCGCGTCGGCGCCACGCATCCCCGCCTCGACGCATATTGCGGGCGACACGATGCGGGTGTCCGCCGGCCGCTTGCCGATCGACGACATGGATCTGCGCCTGTTGGACGCATTGCAACGTTGGGGACGATCCTCGCTGTTGTCCCTTGCGAAGCATACGGGGCTGACTTCGCCGCCGACATTGCGGCGCGTCCGCAAGCTTCAGGAGAGGGGCATCATTCGCGGCTACCATGCGACGATCGATCGTTCGAAACTCGGTTACGACTTGCTCTGCTTCGTGACGGTGCAGTTGGTGTCCCAGTCGGACCGCAATCTCCGGGCTTTCGAGTCGCTGGTACGGGAGTGGCCGAATGTCCGCGAGTGTCTCGCGCTCTCCGGACATCACGATTTCCTCCTGAAATGCGCATTCCGCGATGCGCGCGAGCGTGACGCATTCGCCGCCGATGCTCTCGGCAACACGCCAAACGTCGAGCGGATATCGGTCCTGAGCTGCGTCCGCGTCGGCAAGGAAGAACCCGGCCTGCCGCTCCGGGAGAACAGGATCGCGGATGACTAA
- a CDS encoding FAD-dependent oxidoreductase: MYDIIIVGAGIAGASIAYELANRHSVCILEAEPQPGMHATGRSAALFAPSYGGSEIRAVTRASRAFFDNPPPEFGDRPLLGQRGCLYPARGDQRERLGRTFDAVRASGGEVELIAPADAIALIPLLRESYVAAAMLDRGAMDIDVNALHQGFLRGARASGAVLRTGSRASKIQRRNGAWFIELGGDVIAAPTLVNAAGAWADQVAESCGARAMGLQPLRRTAMLVDVPENTDVRRWPAVIDVDEQFYFKPDAGKLLLSPADETPDQPGDAQPEELDIAIGVDRVQAALAIDVRRVSHSWAGLRTFAPDRVPVVGFDPDVPGLFWCAGQGGYGIQTAPAMARLSAALIQRQSTPPDLIGEGLCTENLSPFRFGRAAAAKRQRDA, encoded by the coding sequence ATGTACGACATAATAATCGTCGGAGCCGGGATCGCCGGGGCGTCCATCGCTTACGAACTGGCGAACCGGCACAGCGTCTGCATCCTCGAGGCCGAGCCGCAGCCGGGCATGCATGCGACCGGGCGTTCGGCCGCGCTATTTGCCCCAAGTTATGGCGGCAGCGAGATCCGTGCGGTCACGCGGGCCAGCCGCGCCTTCTTCGACAATCCGCCGCCCGAATTCGGCGACCGACCGCTTTTGGGGCAGAGAGGTTGCCTCTATCCCGCGCGAGGTGATCAGCGCGAACGGTTGGGCCGGACCTTCGACGCAGTCCGCGCCTCGGGCGGCGAGGTCGAGCTGATCGCGCCGGCGGACGCGATCGCGTTGATCCCCTTGCTTCGCGAGAGCTATGTCGCGGCCGCGATGCTCGACCGCGGCGCCATGGACATCGACGTCAACGCGCTTCACCAGGGGTTTCTCAGAGGTGCGCGCGCCTCAGGCGCCGTGCTGCGGACCGGCAGCAGGGCATCCAAGATACAGCGGCGCAACGGCGCATGGTTCATCGAGCTCGGCGGCGACGTCATTGCGGCACCGACCCTCGTCAATGCCGCCGGCGCCTGGGCCGATCAGGTCGCCGAATCCTGCGGAGCCCGCGCGATGGGACTGCAGCCTTTGCGCCGTACCGCCATGCTGGTCGATGTTCCGGAAAATACGGATGTTCGCCGCTGGCCGGCGGTGATCGACGTCGACGAGCAATTCTACTTCAAGCCCGATGCGGGAAAGCTTCTCCTGTCGCCGGCCGACGAGACCCCCGACCAACCCGGCGACGCCCAGCCGGAGGAGCTGGATATCGCGATCGGAGTCGATCGCGTACAGGCGGCACTCGCCATCGACGTTCGCCGCGTCAGCCACAGCTGGGCGGGCCTGCGGACCTTTGCGCCGGACCGCGTGCCCGTGGTGGGGTTCGATCCGGACGTCCCGGGACTGTTCTGGTGCGCCGGCCAGGGCGGCTATGGCATCCAGACCGCGCCCGCAATGGCGCGGCTGTCCGCCGCGCTCATACAGCGGCAGAGCACGCCGCCCGATCTCATCGGCGAGGGGCTGTGCACCGAAAATCTCTCGCCATTCCGCTTCGGCCGCGCCGCCGCCGCAAAGCGCCAGCGAGACGCCTGA
- a CDS encoding formimidoylglutamate deiminase, with protein sequence MESRSAHQDDAWLHFETALLPGGWADDVRIAVAAGVITQIQPAAPSRSGDARSGVGLPGLPNLHSHAFQRGMAGLAESRGGSADSFWTWRETMYRFVAAITPDDLEAIAALAFVEMLESGFTRVGEFHYLHRRPDGGAYDDPAEMAARIAAAAQDTGIALTLLPVFYAHGGFGGMPLQERQKRFASSLDSYADLVARSRKAVAGLRDGVVGIAPHSLRAVTPDELAALLPLAGDGPIHIHIAEQMLEVEACVAWFGARPVTWLMDHADVGPRWCAVHATHMDDAESARLAASGAVAGLCPITEANLGDGLFAAPRYLAAGGSFGIGSDSNVLIDMREELRLLEYGQRLHARSRNVLASVPSVGRSLFDGAVAGGARALGCAAGLRVGARADIVGLSIDQPALVGRKGDALLDSLIFAHARIADVWAGGEHVVSGGEHRARGAVIARYRAVLHRLLAA encoded by the coding sequence GTGGAGTCCCGCAGCGCGCACCAGGACGACGCCTGGCTGCATTTCGAGACCGCGCTCCTGCCCGGGGGCTGGGCCGACGACGTGCGCATCGCCGTCGCGGCCGGCGTGATCACGCAGATTCAGCCGGCAGCACCGTCGCGCTCCGGCGACGCGCGGTCGGGCGTCGGGCTTCCCGGCCTGCCCAATCTCCACAGCCATGCGTTCCAGCGCGGCATGGCCGGGCTCGCCGAAAGTCGCGGCGGCAGCGCCGACAGTTTCTGGACCTGGCGCGAGACGATGTACCGCTTCGTGGCGGCGATCACGCCCGACGATCTCGAAGCCATCGCGGCCTTGGCCTTCGTCGAGATGCTCGAATCCGGCTTCACCCGGGTCGGCGAATTCCACTATCTCCATCGCCGGCCCGACGGCGGCGCCTATGACGATCCGGCCGAGATGGCGGCGCGCATCGCCGCGGCGGCCCAGGACACCGGCATCGCCCTGACGCTGCTGCCCGTCTTCTATGCCCATGGCGGGTTCGGCGGAATGCCGCTGCAAGAGCGGCAGAAGCGTTTCGCGAGCAGCCTCGACAGCTATGCGGATTTGGTGGCGCGCAGCCGCAAGGCGGTCGCCGGCCTGCGCGACGGCGTCGTCGGCATCGCGCCGCACAGCCTGCGCGCGGTGACGCCGGACGAGCTCGCCGCGCTGCTGCCGCTCGCCGGCGACGGTCCCATCCACATTCACATCGCCGAGCAGATGCTGGAGGTCGAGGCTTGCGTTGCCTGGTTCGGCGCCCGTCCCGTGACATGGCTGATGGACCACGCCGATGTCGGCCCGCGCTGGTGCGCGGTGCATGCGACGCATATGGACGACGCGGAAAGCGCGCGGCTCGCCGCCAGCGGCGCGGTCGCCGGCCTGTGTCCGATCACGGAAGCCAATCTGGGCGATGGGCTCTTCGCGGCGCCGCGCTATCTCGCGGCCGGCGGCTCGTTCGGCATCGGCAGCGATTCGAACGTCCTCATCGACATGCGGGAGGAGCTGCGCCTTTTGGAATACGGCCAGCGCCTGCACGCCCGCTCGCGCAATGTGCTCGCTTCCGTGCCGTCCGTCGGCCGCTCGCTGTTCGACGGCGCGGTCGCCGGCGGCGCCAGGGCGCTGGGCTGCGCCGCCGGCTTGCGCGTCGGTGCCCGGGCGGACATCGTCGGTCTGTCCATCGATCAACCCGCCCTGGTGGGCAGGAAAGGCGACGCCTTGCTCGACAGCCTGATCTTCGCCCATGCGCGCATCGCCGACGTATGGGCGGGCGGCGAACACGTGGTCTCGGGGGGCGAACACCGCGCGCGCGGCGCCGTGATCGCGCGATACCGGGCCGTGCTGCACAGGTTGCTGGCGGCATGA
- a CDS encoding M28 family peptidase, which yields MFRLTALTTSLLLIATSAAPTPAGFDQSALEAAFDAAVRPAEMAAWNKQMASEPNNVGSPHDRANAEWELAQFRKFGWDARIETFQVLYPTPIRETVALLGSRPFTATLTERPVAGDTSATAHSPGLPAYFAYQGDGDVTAPLVYVNYGMPDDYKALERMGVSVKGKIAIVRYGAGWRGLKPKLAQDHGALGCIVYSDPKDDGYAVDTPYPEGPARPSQGIQRGSVIDLPISPGDPLTPGIGSVPGAKRIARADAAVILKIPAIPISYADARPLLAALDGRVVPPGWRGALPITYRAGPSRAMVHLVVKSDWSQKTIYDVIATMKGSEYPDQWILRGNHRDGWVFGASDPLSGQVSLLEEARVIGDLVRRGWRPKRTLVYASWDGEEAGLLGSTEWVEEHADELRRKAVLYINTDDTGRGFFHAGGNQDLTHFVNLVAAGVTDPETHVSIGTRARAETRSQASEAGANAEIKTAAKLAADAARDLPIEALGSGSDYSAFLEHLGLPALDLGFGGEGGEGGVYHSRYDTYEYRARWIDPGFVYTALLAKTVGRVVLRLADADLPIAREAEFADAVENYVADLKVLTAGKREAAANQAQLIADHVFALAADPTKTSGLPEALEPVPDLDFAALDDAVKTLRKASGDYDIALEKNALRLSPEARARLWALMQMLPQTLASSAGLPGRTWYRNLVYAPGRYTGYGVKTLPGVREAIEEQRWSDVPTYVRRTADALNAYSALLEQATEVLNGG from the coding sequence ATGTTTCGCCTCACAGCTTTGACCACGTCACTCTTGCTGATTGCGACCTCGGCGGCGCCCACGCCGGCGGGGTTCGACCAGTCTGCTCTCGAAGCGGCGTTCGACGCCGCCGTCCGACCGGCCGAGATGGCTGCTTGGAACAAACAGATGGCGTCGGAGCCCAACAATGTCGGCTCGCCGCACGACCGCGCGAACGCCGAATGGGAGCTGGCGCAATTCCGCAAATTCGGCTGGGATGCGCGCATCGAAACGTTCCAGGTCCTTTACCCGACGCCGATCCGCGAGACCGTGGCGCTCCTCGGATCGAGGCCCTTCACGGCCACGCTCACGGAAAGGCCGGTCGCCGGCGATACGAGCGCAACGGCGCATTCTCCGGGACTCCCCGCCTATTTCGCCTACCAGGGCGATGGCGACGTAACCGCGCCGCTCGTCTATGTGAATTACGGCATGCCCGACGATTACAAGGCGCTCGAGCGCATGGGCGTCAGCGTCAAGGGCAAGATCGCGATCGTGCGCTACGGCGCCGGCTGGCGCGGCCTCAAGCCGAAGCTCGCGCAGGATCACGGCGCATTGGGCTGCATCGTCTATTCCGATCCAAAGGACGACGGCTATGCCGTCGACACGCCCTATCCGGAAGGGCCGGCGCGCCCGTCGCAGGGCATCCAGCGCGGGTCGGTGATCGACCTGCCGATCTCGCCCGGCGACCCGCTGACGCCCGGCATCGGATCGGTGCCCGGCGCGAAACGGATCGCACGCGCCGACGCCGCGGTGATCCTGAAGATTCCCGCCATCCCGATCTCCTATGCCGACGCGCGTCCGCTGCTCGCGGCGCTCGACGGGCGGGTCGTGCCGCCGGGCTGGCGCGGCGCGCTGCCGATCACCTATCGGGCGGGCCCCAGCCGGGCGATGGTCCATCTCGTGGTGAAATCCGATTGGAGCCAGAAGACGATCTACGACGTGATCGCGACGATGAAAGGCAGCGAATATCCCGACCAGTGGATCCTGCGCGGCAATCATCGCGACGGCTGGGTGTTCGGCGCCAGCGATCCGCTTTCCGGACAGGTGTCGCTGCTCGAGGAAGCCCGCGTCATCGGCGATCTCGTGCGTCGGGGCTGGCGTCCGAAGCGGACCCTTGTCTATGCCAGTTGGGACGGCGAGGAAGCGGGCCTGCTCGGCTCTACCGAGTGGGTCGAGGAACACGCCGACGAGCTGCGGCGCAAGGCGGTCCTCTACATCAATACCGACGACACGGGACGCGGTTTCTTTCATGCCGGCGGCAACCAGGATCTTACCCACTTCGTCAATCTGGTGGCGGCCGGGGTGACCGATCCGGAAACCCATGTCTCCATCGGCACGCGCGCCCGTGCGGAAACGCGGTCGCAGGCGAGTGAAGCTGGAGCAAATGCCGAGATAAAGACCGCAGCCAAGCTCGCCGCCGATGCCGCCAGGGACCTGCCCATCGAGGCGCTGGGCTCCGGCTCCGACTACTCGGCCTTTCTCGAACACCTCGGACTGCCGGCGCTCGATTTGGGATTCGGCGGGGAAGGCGGCGAGGGCGGCGTATACCACTCGCGATACGACACCTACGAATACCGCGCCCGATGGATCGATCCCGGCTTTGTCTACACGGCGTTGCTGGCAAAGACCGTCGGACGCGTCGTTCTGCGGCTCGCCGATGCCGATCTTCCGATCGCGCGGGAAGCCGAATTTGCCGACGCCGTGGAGAACTATGTCGCCGACCTGAAGGTGCTGACTGCCGGCAAACGCGAAGCGGCCGCAAATCAGGCGCAGCTCATTGCCGACCACGTTTTCGCGCTGGCCGCCGATCCGACCAAGACGAGCGGGCTTCCCGAAGCGCTGGAGCCGGTTCCGGATCTCGACTTCGCGGCCCTCGACGACGCCGTGAAAACGCTGAGAAAAGCCTCTGGCGACTATGACATTGCGCTCGAGAAGAACGCCTTGCGTCTTTCGCCTGAGGCCCGGGCAAGATTGTGGGCGCTCATGCAAATGCTTCCGCAAACCCTCGCGTCGTCCGCCGGCCTGCCCGGCCGCACCTGGTACCGGAACCTTGTTTACGCGCCCGGCCGTTACACCGGCTACGGCGTCAAGACGCTTCCGGGCGTGCGCGAGGCCATCGAGGAACAGCGTTGGAGCGATGTGCCGACCTATGTGCGGCGCACGGCGGATGCTCTGAACGCCTATAGCGCCCTGCTCGAGCAGGCGACAGAGGTCTTGAACGGCGGCTGA